A stretch of the bacterium genome encodes the following:
- the secE gene encoding preprotein translocase subunit SecE, with translation MFKNVFNFFFEVRSELAKVNWPTRGQTIRMTAVVVVVTVVMGAFIGALDFLFTKLFGILIQG, from the coding sequence ATGTTCAAAAATGTTTTTAACTTTTTTTTCGAAGTCCGCAGTGAACTTGCCAAAGTAAACTGGCCTACTCGGGGACAAACTATTCGCATGACCGCAGTGGTAGTCGTAGTAACTGTAGTCATGGGAGCCTTCATCGGTGCCCTGGACTTTCTGTTTACGAAATTATTTGGTATCCTTATTCAAGGTTAG
- the nusG gene encoding transcription termination/antitermination protein NusG: MAKKKAVQDDQLQTQDKVEEIKALEETTEAAEEKKAEKEVKVPFGTHWYVIHTYSGHENKVAATLKQKIKATGMAEKIFDIMVPTQEKIEVREGKKVTLQEKIFPGYILVRMKLDDESWHTVRSTPGVTGFVGTGNKPTPLAESEVTTIKKFSEFEAPTYKASFTLGEAVRIVDGPFSEFLGTVDEINEEKGKVKVLVSIFGRETPVELDFLQVAKL, translated from the coding sequence ATGGCAAAGAAAAAAGCAGTTCAAGACGATCAGCTCCAAACTCAGGACAAGGTTGAGGAGATTAAAGCTCTCGAGGAAACAACTGAGGCAGCTGAAGAAAAAAAAGCTGAAAAGGAAGTCAAAGTGCCTTTTGGCACTCATTGGTACGTCATTCACACCTATTCAGGCCACGAAAACAAGGTCGCCGCAACCCTAAAGCAAAAAATTAAGGCTACTGGTATGGCAGAGAAAATCTTTGACATCATGGTTCCAACTCAGGAAAAAATCGAAGTTCGCGAAGGAAAAAAAGTTACTCTCCAAGAAAAGATTTTCCCTGGCTATATCCTAGTACGAATGAAACTTGATGATGAGAGTTGGCATACCGTCCGCTCTACCCCAGGAGTCACTGGTTTCGTTGGAACGGGTAACAAACCTACTCCACTAGCCGAAAGCGAAGTCACGACCATCAAGAAATTCTCTGAGTTTGAAGCTCCGACTTACAAAGCTTCTTTCACTCTTGGCGAAGCAGTCAGAATCGTTGATGGTCCTTTCAGTGAATTTTTAGGAACTGTAGATGAGATTAACGAAGAAAAAGGTAAGGTCAAAGTTTTGGTGTCAATCTTCGGCCGGGAAACCCCAGTTGAGCTAGACTTCCTACAAGTAGCGAAACTTTAG
- a CDS encoding GAF domain-containing protein: protein MSAALDRRNAEETLNKFQLQRFRRLSSITTVAAVTYAILIIQFTPLFQTNRYFLEFFALAAGMANFLIYKFLPTSFFKPNIYFILNLINLTFIGFIVQITGGLASPFVFFYTIILLSSLVTTNKIRTLIIFILILEFLILHFLTGTTKVTVSPDSVTNFFLTASQVLLLGLYALLLVSDIHDSEKKNLAVGQQLNERLIESDLVGFLNQETLARKPLSETLTKVLERVAKEFNAHLGLIILRTDQDQGWRTISAHNLLQTRAENLNPENIRTDLTSWIEKNKKTFRADEEFVKKHLPHLGGLSLSSLLISPLIYQDRLLGLLALGHHHIKFSQEESDFLENLSDQFAASIANALALEAQDKLFSENEKLVQEAQSKTERLEKLLEIKGIES from the coding sequence ATGTCCGCTGCCCTTGATCGCCGCAATGCTGAGGAAACTCTAAATAAATTTCAGCTGCAACGTTTTCGCCGTCTCAGCAGTATCACCACCGTTGCAGCGGTAACCTATGCCATCCTTATCATCCAATTTACTCCACTTTTTCAAACCAACCGCTACTTTCTTGAGTTTTTTGCTCTTGCTGCTGGTATGGCCAATTTTTTGATTTATAAATTCTTGCCCACTTCTTTCTTCAAACCCAACATTTACTTTATTTTGAACTTGATCAATCTTACTTTTATCGGCTTTATTGTCCAAATCACCGGCGGTCTAGCTAGCCCCTTTGTTTTTTTCTACACCATCATCCTTCTTTCTTCCCTAGTTACTACCAACAAGATTCGTACTTTAATTATCTTTATTTTGATCCTCGAATTTCTTATCCTTCATTTTCTCACTGGAACAACTAAAGTGACGGTCTCTCCTGACAGTGTGACCAATTTTTTTCTGACTGCCTCTCAAGTGCTTCTCCTCGGGCTCTATGCTCTACTCCTAGTTTCCGACATCCATGATAGTGAAAAGAAAAACTTAGCGGTTGGTCAGCAGCTCAACGAACGCTTGATTGAGAGCGACTTAGTTGGGTTTCTCAATCAAGAAACCCTGGCCCGTAAACCCCTTTCTGAGACTCTGACTAAAGTCCTAGAACGCGTGGCCAAAGAATTCAACGCTCATCTAGGTTTGATAATTTTAAGGACAGATCAGGACCAGGGTTGGCGTACTATCTCAGCCCACAACCTTCTCCAAACTCGGGCTGAAAATCTAAACCCCGAAAACATACGTACTGATCTCACAAGTTGGATAGAGAAAAATAAAAAAACTTTTCGGGCGGATGAAGAGTTCGTGAAAAAACACCTTCCCCATCTTGGGGGCCTCTCTCTGTCTTCTTTGTTGATTTCCCCTTTGATCTATCAGGACAGACTTCTCGGTCTTTTGGCGCTGGGACACCACCACATCAAGTTTAGCCAGGAAGAAAGCGATTTTTTGGAAAACCTTTCTGATCAGTTTGCCGCTTCTATCGCCAACGCCTTAGCTCTAGAAGCTCAAGACAAACTCTTTTCGGAAAACGAAAAGCTTGTCCAAGAAGCCCAAAGCAAGACGGAGAGGCTCGAAAAACTGCTCGAAATCAAAGGTATTGAGTCTTGA
- a CDS encoding SH3 domain-containing protein encodes MEETSEPTSRAENPASAPVPERQSSPPPTPPTQTPYPALRKESSGNFFTNRLVQILGAILLGIAIFLSIIFFINQSKKTRSNKSTTQATESAKAQPKKEEKPKTLGYVKSVDGLNLREEPTTASRLIQTLPNGTTMEIISEQDKWYLVEATTRGYVAKKYVTSKKPKVALKIYSFDELNFKFIYPESYKIELSEGDPNTFQFSAGESSGGFGVRKEKSGISLSGYLASQYPKATASVCDITFGNARECRKVKNGDEEFYMVNASGSILKFTILVAYGNFPLDFTNTIVRSMYFPE; translated from the coding sequence ATGGAAGAAACTTCGGAACCAACTAGCAGAGCAGAAAACCCCGCTTCCGCACCAGTGCCGGAAAGGCAGTCTTCCCCACCACCCACCCCGCCAACTCAAACACCTTACCCGGCTTTGCGAAAAGAATCGTCTGGTAATTTTTTTACTAACCGCTTAGTCCAAATTCTCGGGGCAATCCTCCTTGGTATAGCAATTTTTCTCAGTATAATTTTCTTTATTAATCAATCGAAAAAGACCCGCTCGAACAAATCTACTACGCAAGCAACTGAGTCTGCAAAAGCCCAACCAAAAAAAGAGGAGAAACCAAAGACTTTGGGCTATGTCAAATCAGTTGATGGGCTCAACCTTCGAGAGGAACCTACCACTGCTTCCCGTCTCATTCAAACTCTACCCAACGGAACCACAATGGAGATTATTTCCGAGCAGGACAAGTGGTACTTGGTTGAGGCGACTACTCGCGGCTATGTCGCCAAAAAGTATGTGACAAGCAAAAAACCCAAAGTTGCTCTTAAGATTTATTCTTTTGACGAGCTCAATTTCAAGTTCATTTACCCAGAAAGTTACAAAATCGAGCTCTCCGAGGGCGATCCAAATACCTTTCAGTTTTCCGCTGGTGAGTCCTCCGGTGGTTTTGGAGTCAGAAAAGAAAAATCTGGCATTTCTCTTTCAGGCTATTTAGCTTCCCAATATCCGAAGGCGACTGCTTCGGTTTGCGACATCACTTTCGGCAATGCCCGCGAGTGTCGTAAGGTCAAAAACGGGGACGAGGAATTTTACATGGTCAATGCTTCCGGTAGTATTTTGAAGTTCACAATTTTGGTTGCCTACGGCAATTTCCCATTGGATTTCACCAACACAATCGTCCGCTCGATGTATTTCCCTGAGTAA